One genomic window of Nitrospiria bacterium includes the following:
- a CDS encoding nitrilase-related carbon-nitrogen hydrolase, with product MRIGFFQFYPIFGDIQTNVDHVLKSLSRVSADLIVLPEFFNTGYQFVSKKEVKELSEPIPNGYTSKRLSQWARENGIFLVAGLAEQEGEQFYNSAILVGPQGVFSVYRKIHLFNEETLWFSPGNKNFEIVEVKGTRVGIIICFDWIFPEAVRTLAIKGADLICHPSNLVLPYCPNAMVTRAIENRVFTITANRIGSEERNGKEKLTFIGQSEIVSPEGQILHRASENQEEFHEVQINPLEARKKQINPYNHLLNDRKPERYTS from the coding sequence ATGCGAATTGGTTTTTTTCAATTTTATCCGATCTTCGGGGATATTCAAACAAACGTAGATCATGTTTTGAAATCACTTTCCCGGGTTTCTGCTGACCTCATTGTTCTTCCTGAATTTTTTAATACCGGATATCAATTCGTTTCCAAAAAGGAGGTGAAGGAACTCTCCGAACCCATTCCAAATGGTTATACCTCCAAACGCCTTTCCCAATGGGCCCGTGAAAATGGAATATTCCTAGTTGCCGGCCTTGCTGAACAAGAGGGAGAACAGTTTTATAATTCAGCTATCTTGGTAGGACCTCAAGGGGTTTTCTCGGTTTATCGGAAAATACACCTTTTCAATGAGGAGACCCTATGGTTCTCTCCTGGAAACAAAAACTTTGAAATTGTTGAGGTGAAAGGAACCCGAGTAGGAATCATCATTTGTTTCGATTGGATCTTCCCCGAAGCGGTAAGGACACTGGCCATAAAAGGGGCGGATTTAATCTGCCATCCTTCGAATCTTGTCCTTCCCTATTGTCCCAATGCAATGGTAACCCGGGCCATTGAAAACAGGGTTTTTACCATCACGGCAAACCGAATTGGAAGTGAAGAACGGAATGGGAAAGAAAAGCTAACCTTTATTGGCCAAAGTGAGATTGTAAGCCCAGAGGGACAAATTCTCCACCGTGCGTCGGAAAATCAGGAAGAATTTCATGAGGTGCAGATCAACCCTTTAGAGGCCAGAAAGAAACAAATTAACCCTTATAACCACCTTTTAAACGACCGGAAACCTGAACGATATACCTCCTAA
- a CDS encoding branched-chain amino acid ABC transporter permease — translation MWFFIPIWIGILVLPLMGLKNSLAMAGVIAIGGLFWKGVISFSQSSQFQSFWNNSKKWGDPILQWRPRPWQQKILEIVAWGGLILIPQDMNNYYLDVLTTAGIYVVLALGLNIVVGMAGLLDLGYISFYAIGAYTYAILSTQFGVPFWIGLPIGGMAAGSLGVVLGLVTLRLRGDYIAIVTLGFVQIIYLILKNWDSVTNGPNGILNIPRPSLGSFLLQDPIHLYYLILLIVALTVFAVSRLIHSRVGRSWMAIREDEVAAQAMGVDTTRMKILAFGLGAFWAGLAGVFFSAKMAFVSPESFTFFESVFILTMVVLGGMGSIPGVILGAVVLIVLPEMFRGFESYRMLLFGGAMVLMMIFRPQGLIGNPRRKVELQTGNKTALS, via the coding sequence ATGTGGTTTTTCATTCCAATCTGGATTGGGATTCTAGTCCTTCCCTTAATGGGTCTTAAGAATTCTCTCGCCATGGCAGGTGTCATTGCCATTGGGGGTTTGTTTTGGAAGGGGGTGATTTCCTTTTCACAATCTTCCCAATTTCAATCGTTCTGGAATAATTCCAAAAAATGGGGCGATCCAATTCTTCAATGGAGACCCAGGCCGTGGCAGCAAAAAATCCTAGAGATTGTCGCTTGGGGTGGTTTGATTTTAATTCCCCAGGATATGAACAACTATTACCTGGATGTCCTGACCACAGCGGGAATATATGTCGTCCTTGCTCTGGGGTTAAATATTGTTGTTGGAATGGCTGGTCTTTTGGATTTGGGCTATATTTCTTTTTATGCCATTGGTGCTTATACCTACGCCATTCTTTCAACACAATTTGGGGTTCCTTTTTGGATTGGACTTCCGATTGGGGGAATGGCGGCCGGTTCATTGGGGGTGGTGTTGGGTCTGGTCACTTTACGGTTGCGGGGTGATTATATTGCCATTGTCACGTTGGGGTTTGTTCAGATTATTTATCTGATTTTAAAAAATTGGGATAGCGTCACCAACGGTCCCAACGGTATTTTAAATATCCCTCGACCCTCTCTCGGCTCTTTTCTCCTTCAAGACCCCATTCATCTTTATTATCTCATTCTTTTGATTGTCGCTTTGACGGTTTTCGCCGTGAGCCGGCTGATTCATTCCAGGGTCGGCCGTTCCTGGATGGCCATCCGGGAGGATGAAGTGGCCGCTCAGGCCATGGGAGTGGATACCACACGGATGAAAATTTTAGCTTTTGGATTAGGGGCCTTTTGGGCGGGATTGGCCGGCGTGTTTTTTTCCGCGAAGATGGCTTTTGTTTCTCCGGAGAGCTTTACCTTTTTTGAATCGGTGTTCATCCTGACCATGGTGGTTTTGGGGGGAATGGGCAGTATTCCCGGAGTTATTTTGGGTGCTGTGGTTTTAATTGTTCTGCCTGAAATGTTCAGGGGGTTTGAGAGCTACCGGATGCTTTTGTTTGGTGGAGCCATGGTGTTGATGATGATTTTTCGGCCCCAGGGGTTGATCGGGAACCCCCGGAGAAAAGTTGAACTTCAAACCGGGAATAAAACCGCCCTCTCTTAG
- the gcvT gene encoding glycine cleavage system aminomethyltransferase GcvT, producing MRQTPLFQFHKKAKAKIVGFSGWEMPLSYTGVLEEHRTVRQAVGLFDISHMGRIWVEGEGAVPFLQKLTSNDVERLSKGRAQYSLVLNERGGIMDDIFVYRKEDNQFLICVNASNTEKIAGWFKEQVQNFPASVNDRTLETGQIALQGPRAEAVLKKVSSYSLASQKLHSFQVDKVAGVQALVARTGYTGEPGVELFLEKADVQKVWDALVSAGKEEGIQPIGLGARDTLRLEMGYCLYGHEIDEETNPLDAGLGWVTKLEKPDFMGRDVLLEKKITGLQRKLVGFQLVQKGVPRQGCPFYSEGKEVGVVTSGNYSPTLGKGIGMGYVSTSFAEPGEELLVEIRGKAVPAEIVDMPFYRKKGKGTKK from the coding sequence ATGAGACAAACCCCCTTATTTCAATTTCATAAAAAAGCGAAAGCAAAAATTGTTGGATTTTCCGGTTGGGAGATGCCTCTTTCCTATACAGGGGTATTGGAAGAGCACCGTACGGTCCGGCAGGCTGTTGGCCTTTTCGATATCAGTCATATGGGCCGGATTTGGGTGGAAGGAGAAGGCGCCGTTCCTTTTTTGCAGAAATTGACCTCCAATGATGTGGAGCGTCTCTCGAAGGGCCGGGCTCAATACTCACTGGTTTTAAACGAACGGGGCGGCATTATGGATGATATTTTCGTCTATCGCAAAGAGGATAATCAGTTCCTAATTTGTGTGAATGCTTCCAATACGGAAAAAATCGCAGGATGGTTCAAGGAACAGGTTCAGAATTTTCCAGCTTCCGTCAACGACCGCACCTTGGAAACGGGACAGATTGCACTTCAAGGACCCCGTGCTGAGGCGGTGCTGAAAAAAGTCTCCTCCTATTCCCTGGCTTCTCAAAAGCTTCACTCCTTTCAAGTCGATAAGGTGGCCGGGGTTCAGGCGTTGGTGGCGCGGACAGGGTATACCGGTGAACCGGGCGTTGAACTTTTTCTTGAAAAAGCCGATGTCCAAAAAGTGTGGGATGCCCTTGTGTCCGCAGGAAAAGAAGAGGGGATTCAGCCCATCGGGCTGGGGGCAAGGGATACGCTGAGGCTTGAAATGGGGTATTGCCTTTACGGTCATGAAATCGATGAGGAGACCAATCCCTTGGATGCCGGCCTTGGGTGGGTGACCAAATTGGAGAAGCCCGACTTCATGGGACGGGATGTTTTGCTGGAGAAGAAAATAACAGGGCTTCAACGGAAATTGGTTGGATTTCAACTGGTCCAAAAGGGTGTTCCGCGCCAGGGTTGTCCCTTTTATTCCGAAGGAAAGGAAGTGGGTGTGGTCACCAGCGGGAATTATTCCCCTACGCTTGGCAAAGGGATCGGAATGGGATATGTTTCCACTTCCTTTGCGGAGCCGGGGGAGGAATTATTAGTGGAAATTCGCGGAAAGGCCGTTCCCGCAGAAATTGTTGACATGCCGTTTTATCGCAAAAAAGGTAAGGGCACAAAAAAATAA
- the gcvPA gene encoding aminomethyl-transferring glycine dehydrogenase subunit GcvPA, whose amino-acid sequence MEYIPNTKKQQEEMLKIIGVDHWEDLLKDIPEEVRLKKDLNLPNPLTELELQKEIPTISQMNKHAGEMIHFMGGGAYDHYIPAAVSHLIFRSEFYTAYTPYQAEMSQGVLQSIYEYQTFISELTGMEVANASLYDGASALAEAAWMATRVTKRTGIVYASTIHPNYRDVLGTYFRGLKSSLKPIPQDQGVIDSETVDRTINEKTAAVLVQTPNFFGCIEDVSLLAQKAHAVGALLVVMVDPISLGLLKSPGEYDADIVVGEGQSLGNAMNFGGPYLGFFATRRQYIRQMPGRIVGATVDTKGRRGFCLTLQTREQHIRRERSTSNICTNEALNALAATIYLALMGKAGLREVAYQSLQKAHYAQKRLCDIEGVSLAYSNSFFKEFVLKVPSSFKKLSRKMEKAGVLIGPDLGHLGKKFKQHLLVCVTEKRTKEDIDWMAESLANAL is encoded by the coding sequence ATGGAATATATTCCAAATACTAAAAAGCAGCAGGAAGAGATGCTCAAAATAATTGGGGTGGATCATTGGGAAGATTTGCTGAAAGACATTCCTGAAGAGGTCCGGTTAAAAAAGGATTTAAACCTCCCCAACCCCTTGACCGAGCTGGAACTCCAAAAGGAAATCCCCACCATCAGCCAAATGAATAAACATGCGGGGGAAATGATCCATTTTATGGGGGGAGGGGCGTATGATCATTATATTCCCGCCGCGGTTTCCCACCTGATTTTCCGGTCCGAGTTTTACACCGCCTATACCCCTTATCAGGCGGAGATGAGCCAGGGGGTTTTGCAATCCATTTATGAATATCAAACCTTTATTTCCGAACTCACCGGAATGGAAGTGGCCAATGCGTCTTTATATGACGGGGCCAGTGCTTTGGCGGAGGCGGCCTGGATGGCCACCCGTGTGACCAAACGAACGGGAATCGTCTATGCCTCCACCATTCACCCCAACTATCGCGATGTGCTGGGGACCTATTTTAGAGGGTTAAAATCCTCTTTAAAGCCAATTCCACAGGACCAGGGGGTAATCGATTCAGAAACGGTGGATCGGACCATTAATGAAAAGACCGCTGCGGTTTTGGTGCAGACGCCCAATTTCTTCGGTTGTATTGAAGATGTTTCCCTGCTGGCGCAAAAAGCCCATGCCGTCGGTGCTTTGCTGGTGGTCATGGTAGACCCTATCAGCCTGGGACTTTTGAAAAGTCCCGGCGAGTATGACGCCGATATCGTGGTAGGAGAAGGGCAAAGCCTCGGAAACGCCATGAATTTTGGAGGCCCCTACCTGGGTTTCTTTGCCACCCGACGTCAGTACATTCGGCAGATGCCCGGCCGAATTGTCGGAGCCACCGTGGACACAAAGGGTCGCCGGGGTTTCTGCCTCACGCTTCAAACACGGGAGCAGCATATCCGCAGGGAACGCTCCACCTCAAATATCTGTACCAACGAGGCATTGAATGCGCTGGCCGCCACCATCTATTTAGCATTGATGGGAAAAGCGGGTCTCCGGGAAGTGGCTTATCAGTCGCTGCAAAAAGCCCATTATGCCCAGAAGCGGTTGTGTGATATCGAAGGGGTTTCACTGGCTTATTCAAACTCCTTTTTCAAGGAGTTTGTCCTCAAAGTGCCCAGCTCTTTTAAAAAACTTTCCCGAAAAATGGAGAAGGCCGGCGTACTCATCGGACCCGATCTTGGACATCTGGGGAAGAAATTTAAACAACACCTTTTGGTTTGTGTCACTGAAAAGAGAACCAAAGAAGATATCGACTGGATGGCCGAATCTTTGGCCAATGCTTTATAA
- a CDS encoding ABC transporter ATP-binding protein → MLTLMDVHTYYGPIEALKGVSFEVREGEIVALIGSNGAGKSTSLMTISGVLAPQAGKISFLGNGIEGCPSYEVVRLGISQVPEGRRIFPRLSVLENLELGGFCLTGEKEVRRELDRIFEFFPLLKDRRNQMGGTLSGGEQQMLAIGRGLMSAPQLLLLDEPSLGLAPMMVEKIFEIIQEISEGGVTILLVEQNAHAALFLAHRGYVMETGKVVLEGHSHSLLNNPMVKGAYLGMN, encoded by the coding sequence ATGTTAACTTTGATGGACGTACATACCTATTACGGCCCCATTGAAGCGCTCAAAGGGGTTTCATTTGAGGTTCGGGAAGGGGAGATTGTTGCACTAATCGGGTCCAACGGGGCTGGAAAGTCCACCTCTTTAATGACCATCTCCGGTGTTTTGGCACCCCAAGCGGGGAAGATTTCTTTTCTGGGGAACGGGATTGAAGGGTGCCCCTCCTATGAAGTGGTCCGGCTTGGAATTTCTCAGGTTCCCGAAGGAAGACGCATCTTTCCCCGTTTATCGGTGTTGGAAAATCTGGAATTGGGAGGTTTTTGTTTAACAGGGGAAAAAGAAGTTCGAAGGGAGCTGGACCGGATCTTTGAGTTTTTTCCCCTTTTAAAAGACCGGCGGAATCAGATGGGAGGGACACTCAGTGGGGGAGAGCAGCAGATGCTTGCCATTGGGCGTGGGTTGATGTCGGCCCCACAACTTCTCCTTTTGGATGAACCGTCTTTGGGGTTGGCCCCCATGATGGTGGAAAAGATTTTTGAAATAATCCAGGAAATCAGTGAAGGGGGAGTAACTATTTTGCTGGTGGAGCAGAACGCCCACGCGGCCCTTTTTCTTGCCCATCGGGGGTATGTGATGGAAACCGGAAAGGTCGTCCTTGAGGGACATTCCCATTCCCTTTTAAATAATCCCATGGTTAAAGGGGCTTACCTGGGAATGAATTAA
- a CDS encoding ABC transporter ATP-binding protein has translation MKIKTFLEVQQLTKTYGGLTALSGVNLSIQKGKITALIGPNGAGKTTLFNCVTGLVRPDTGNLVFKGQPMRKWKPHQYAKNGIARTFQSIRLFAEMTALENVMVGAHSRSQAGVWGALIRNHRVLEEERVLASKGLKLLEFVGLLEKAGVWARELPFGVQRRLEIARALAADPELLLLDEPAAGMNPNETASLMGLIQDILKQGISIFLIEHDMKMVMGISHNVYALNHGEKIAEGIPRDIQQNPSVIEAYLGRGAQG, from the coding sequence ATAAAAATTAAAACGTTTCTTGAAGTTCAGCAGTTAACCAAGACCTATGGCGGGCTGACCGCCCTGTCGGGGGTTAATTTAAGCATTCAAAAGGGGAAAATTACCGCTTTAATTGGTCCAAACGGGGCGGGAAAGACCACACTCTTTAACTGTGTGACGGGATTGGTCCGGCCGGATACGGGAAACCTGGTTTTTAAAGGTCAGCCTATGAGGAAATGGAAACCCCATCAATATGCAAAAAATGGAATTGCCCGGACCTTTCAAAGCATCCGGCTTTTTGCCGAAATGACTGCACTGGAGAATGTGATGGTGGGAGCCCATTCCCGAAGCCAAGCAGGGGTTTGGGGAGCCCTGATCCGAAATCATCGGGTCCTTGAAGAAGAAAGAGTACTTGCATCTAAGGGATTAAAGTTGTTAGAATTCGTGGGTTTATTGGAAAAAGCGGGTGTTTGGGCCCGGGAATTACCATTTGGTGTGCAACGAAGGTTGGAAATAGCCCGTGCTTTGGCGGCTGATCCAGAACTTCTCCTGTTGGATGAACCCGCTGCGGGAATGAACCCCAATGAAACTGCAAGCCTCATGGGATTAATCCAGGATATTCTGAAACAAGGAATTTCTATTTTTTTAATTGAACATGATATGAAAATGGTCATGGGAATTTCTCATAACGTTTATGCTTTGAATCATGGGGAGAAAATTGCGGAGGGAATCCCCCGAGACATCCAACAGAATCCATCGGTGATCGAAGCCTATTTAGGAAGAGGGGCTCAGGGTTAG
- a CDS encoding helix-turn-helix domain-containing protein, with protein sequence MPIETKEQEQKGFRMLTIKQVAHFLCVNERTIYRLIKAHKIPGVKIGGQWRFSEQNLQTWIEEKMETKTHLFNETDE encoded by the coding sequence ATGCCGATCGAAACCAAAGAACAGGAACAAAAGGGTTTCAGGATGTTAACCATAAAACAGGTGGCTCACTTCCTTTGCGTAAACGAACGTACCATTTACCGTTTGATTAAAGCCCATAAAATTCCAGGGGTGAAAATTGGGGGCCAATGGCGTTTTTCTGAGCAAAACCTTCAAACGTGGATTGAAGAAAAAATGGAAACTAAAACACATCTCTTTAATGAAACCGACGAATAA